A window of the Nocardia sp. NBC_01329 genome harbors these coding sequences:
- a CDS encoding MFS transporter, whose amino-acid sequence MTTTAPPVQQARRAAAASAVGSLVEWYDFALYGAAAALVFNSYFFVDASPTTGLLASFATFAVGYFARPFGGVVFGHLGDKIGRKPVMIVTLGIMGVSTALIGLLPSYHTIGMAAPILLVLLRIVQGLGAGAEYAGAVVLSSEAAPRGHRGFYASWSGAGVWLGSALGLGTFQIVLWLTGDDFDKWGWRLPFLLSLVMLVISLYIRRRVTETESFEQAKTEETKIPLLELFRTAKGRLALSLGSNFMLSGFSYIPQVWALSYLTNDIGLAAMAGLGINAVVLVAGAAFMPLFGRLGDRFGRRRLFLFGSGFGIVWAFPMFALIDTRVPALIILALVVCFVGAVATCYAAQAAFLAEMFPPAMRYSGVAFAREVSGALLGGTTPLIATAMFAGFGHWWPIAVWMVVMATVAFVSVHLSARYRSDADQSSDDHFNHVIDRPSDAVPAGGIR is encoded by the coding sequence ATGACTACAACCGCCCCACCGGTTCAGCAGGCACGCCGCGCGGCAGCGGCCTCCGCGGTCGGCAGCCTCGTCGAGTGGTACGACTTCGCGCTCTACGGCGCGGCCGCGGCCCTCGTCTTCAACAGTTACTTCTTCGTCGACGCCAGCCCCACCACCGGACTGCTGGCCTCCTTCGCCACCTTCGCGGTGGGGTACTTCGCACGTCCCTTCGGTGGCGTCGTGTTCGGGCATCTCGGCGACAAGATCGGGCGCAAACCGGTCATGATCGTGACGCTCGGCATCATGGGCGTCTCGACCGCGCTCATCGGCCTGCTACCCAGCTATCACACGATCGGGATGGCCGCGCCGATCCTGCTGGTTCTGCTCCGGATCGTCCAGGGCCTCGGTGCCGGCGCGGAGTACGCCGGTGCTGTCGTGCTGTCGTCGGAAGCGGCGCCGCGAGGCCATCGCGGCTTCTACGCTTCGTGGTCGGGGGCAGGTGTCTGGCTGGGATCAGCGCTGGGGCTGGGCACCTTCCAGATCGTGCTCTGGCTGACCGGGGACGATTTCGACAAGTGGGGATGGCGCCTGCCGTTCCTGCTCAGCCTGGTCATGCTGGTGATCAGCCTCTACATCCGGCGGCGAGTGACCGAGACCGAGAGCTTCGAACAGGCGAAGACCGAGGAGACGAAGATCCCGCTGCTGGAATTGTTCCGGACGGCGAAGGGGCGATTGGCGCTGAGCCTCGGATCGAATTTCATGCTCTCGGGATTCTCCTACATCCCGCAGGTCTGGGCGCTGAGCTACCTGACCAACGATATCGGTCTGGCGGCCATGGCCGGGCTCGGTATCAATGCTGTGGTCCTGGTGGCGGGCGCGGCGTTCATGCCGCTCTTCGGCAGACTCGGTGACCGTTTCGGCCGCCGCAGGCTGTTCCTGTTCGGCTCAGGTTTCGGAATCGTCTGGGCTTTCCCGATGTTCGCCCTCATCGACACCCGCGTACCCGCCTTGATCATCCTCGCGTTGGTGGTCTGCTTCGTCGGCGCGGTGGCCACCTGCTACGCGGCCCAGGCCGCGTTCCTGGCCGAGATGTTCCCGCCGGCCATGCGGTACTCCGGTGTCGCCTTCGCTCGCGAGGTCAGCGGCGCACTGCTCGGTGGCACCACGCCGTTGATCGCCACCGCGATGTTCGCCGGTTTCGGGCATTGGTGGCCGATCGCGGTGTGGATGGTGGTCATGGCGACCGTCGCCTTCGTCTCGGTCCATCTGTCCGCGCGCTACCGCAGCGATGCCGATCAGAGCAGCGACGACCACTTCAACCATGTGATCGACCGCCCGAGCGACGCGGTCCCGGCAGGAGGAATCCGATGA
- a CDS encoding MaoC family dehydratase: MTGAPEFHDRWFEDYTLGETAAGGTRIIEAADIAWFAHLTGDHHPAHTDPVFAEPRFGSVIAHGVLTFGVVVGLTVEYNGRAVAYGYDRIRFPRPVRPGDTIHATSEVVDLAEHRNPRIGLVTKQYTGTDQHGDTVLSCKHVLAVDRTPQPEEPNQ, translated from the coding sequence ATGACGGGAGCGCCCGAATTCCACGACCGCTGGTTCGAGGACTACACGCTCGGTGAAACCGCGGCCGGCGGGACCAGGATCATCGAGGCAGCCGATATCGCCTGGTTCGCCCACCTCACCGGCGATCACCACCCGGCCCATACCGATCCCGTATTCGCCGAACCCAGGTTCGGCAGCGTGATCGCCCACGGCGTGCTCACTTTCGGTGTGGTCGTCGGCCTCACCGTCGAATACAACGGCCGCGCCGTCGCCTACGGCTACGACCGGATCCGATTCCCCCGGCCGGTCCGGCCCGGCGACACCATCCACGCGACCTCCGAGGTCGTCGATCTCGCCGAACACCGCAACCCGCGTATCGGGCTGGTCACCAAGCAGTACACCGGGACAGATCAGCACGGCGACACCGTGCTCTCCTGCAAACACGTGCTCGCCGTCGACCGCACACCGCAACCCGAGGAGCCGAATCAGTGA
- a CDS encoding alpha/beta fold hydrolase, producing MSTALINGIQLNYQEAGTGPLVLLIMGRGNPGRVWRTYQVPALVSAGFRVVTFDNRGIAATEQSSDKITLDDLVADSAALIEYLGTPAHVVGTSLGALVTQELALARPDLVDHAVMLATAGRPHPMLLACNAGRAALHDEGIQLPARYSAAVEAALHLSPRTLEDPAQARQWLDTFEFAASAPMTPGVRAQLGIDHSADRLADYARITRPCLIIGFSDDQLAPPLYCREVAAAIPRARYVEIHECGHLGYLERPEEVNQVLIDFLPDR from the coding sequence ATGTCGACAGCACTGATCAACGGTATCCAGTTGAATTATCAGGAGGCCGGTACCGGCCCGCTGGTATTGCTGATCATGGGCCGCGGTAATCCGGGCCGCGTCTGGCGGACCTACCAGGTACCCGCTCTGGTGAGCGCCGGATTCCGGGTCGTGACGTTCGACAATCGAGGAATCGCCGCGACCGAGCAGAGTTCCGACAAGATCACGCTCGATGATCTGGTGGCCGATTCCGCGGCGTTGATCGAATACCTGGGCACACCCGCACACGTCGTGGGCACCTCACTGGGCGCGCTGGTGACGCAGGAGCTGGCTCTCGCCCGTCCGGACCTCGTCGATCATGCGGTGATGCTGGCGACGGCGGGCCGACCGCATCCGATGCTGCTCGCCTGCAACGCGGGTCGGGCCGCGCTGCACGACGAAGGTATACAGCTCCCGGCCCGGTACAGCGCGGCCGTCGAGGCGGCCCTGCATCTGTCACCGCGCACATTGGAAGACCCCGCGCAGGCCCGGCAATGGCTCGACACATTCGAATTCGCGGCGTCCGCACCGATGACGCCCGGCGTCCGGGCGCAACTCGGCATCGACCACTCCGCCGATCGTCTTGCCGACTATGCGCGAATCACCCGGCCCTGCTTGATCATCGGCTTCTCCGACGATCAACTCGCACCACCACTGTATTGCCGTGAAGTTGCGGCGGCGATTCCCCGAGCCCGCTATGTCGAAATACACGAATGTGGCCATCTGGGCTACCTCGAGCGGCCAGAAGAGGTCAATCAGGTGCTCATCGACTTCCTGCCGGACCGATGA
- a CDS encoding PEP/pyruvate-binding domain-containing protein translates to MIHRLSDAVPGTCGGKAGTLGALLRAGLLVPDGFAITSDAYRAALGNSAAKVADGLRDAIAEGLARLGDPPVAVRSSADNEDTPGASAAGQYESILAVQGAGPVINAVKTCWASLRSQRAIDYRAAAAAEGQGSEPAVMAVLVQSLVDAEVSGVMFTPDGRQGSTEIEASWGLGLAVVGGTVTPDTYRVDAAEAVTKVISDKRIRIDRDGTGLVTRQVSNTDRATATIDDETAVRIARLGRRIASLLGGPQDIEWAIADDRIWILQARPITAALPPPPPELDARIASPMSPTSLTGTAGSQGTVTGTARIVRGPGDFTRVLPGDILVCPYTDPAWTPLLRIVKGVVTETGGLLSHAAIVAREMRIPAVLGVTGVTDLIRDDTAVTIDGSAGTVIVRRI, encoded by the coding sequence GTGATACATCGGCTGAGCGACGCCGTCCCCGGGACCTGCGGTGGCAAAGCCGGCACGCTCGGGGCCCTGCTCCGCGCGGGTCTGCTCGTGCCGGACGGTTTCGCGATCACGTCCGACGCGTATCGAGCAGCCCTCGGAAACTCCGCCGCGAAAGTTGCCGATGGCTTGCGCGACGCAATTGCCGAGGGGCTGGCGAGACTCGGTGATCCCCCGGTCGCGGTCCGTTCGTCGGCGGACAACGAAGACACGCCCGGGGCCTCCGCCGCGGGACAGTACGAGAGCATCCTCGCCGTGCAGGGCGCGGGCCCGGTCATCAACGCGGTGAAAACGTGTTGGGCTTCGCTGCGGTCGCAGCGCGCGATCGACTATCGAGCCGCCGCGGCGGCGGAAGGACAAGGATCCGAACCCGCGGTGATGGCGGTCCTGGTCCAGAGCCTCGTCGACGCCGAGGTCTCCGGGGTCATGTTCACCCCGGACGGCCGGCAGGGCAGCACCGAGATCGAGGCGTCCTGGGGGCTCGGACTCGCCGTGGTCGGCGGTACCGTCACCCCCGACACCTACCGAGTCGACGCCGCCGAGGCTGTCACGAAGGTCATCTCGGACAAGCGGATCCGTATCGATCGCGACGGAACGGGGCTGGTCACACGCCAGGTCTCGAACACCGATCGGGCCACCGCGACGATCGATGACGAGACCGCGGTGCGAATCGCTCGGCTCGGTAGAAGGATCGCCTCCCTTCTCGGCGGCCCGCAGGACATCGAATGGGCGATCGCGGACGATCGGATCTGGATCCTCCAGGCCCGGCCCATCACAGCCGCGCTCCCACCACCTCCACCGGAACTCGATGCGCGAATCGCGTCCCCGATGTCCCCGACGTCCCTGACGGGCACAGCGGGCAGTCAAGGGACCGTGACGGGTACTGCCCGGATCGTGCGCGGCCCCGGCGACTTCACCCGGGTACTGCCCGGAGATATCCTGGTCTGCCCCTACACCGATCCGGCGTGGACGCCTCTGTTGCGCATTGTGAAGGGCGTTGTGACCGAAACCGGGGGTCTGCTCTCCCACGCCGCGATCGTCGCCCGTGAAATGCGCATTCCCGCGGTGCTCGGTGTCACCGGTGTCACCGATCTGATTCGCGACGACACCGCCGTCACCATCGACGGATCAGCGGGAACCGTGATCGTCCGCCGAATCTGA
- a CDS encoding Imm32 family immunity protein: MRLAFDPVFGEVDLTASAEELAGLARAVAEGYGFIGSTSPLGGGTLAGVGVRKASGPVRIELDASRQVLVISGAPGARAILAANLQSMATAEDGGHLHIDYFPGHPYLVEGSLPIVVNSPHGGMPTR, encoded by the coding sequence GTGCGACTGGCTTTCGATCCCGTGTTCGGCGAAGTGGATCTCACCGCTTCAGCGGAGGAACTGGCCGGCCTGGCAAGGGCAGTGGCCGAGGGCTACGGGTTCATCGGCTCCACGTCACCACTGGGTGGTGGCACCTTGGCAGGGGTCGGCGTCAGGAAGGCTTCCGGCCCCGTTCGGATCGAACTGGACGCCTCACGGCAGGTTCTGGTGATCAGCGGCGCACCCGGTGCCAGAGCGATCCTCGCGGCCAACCTCCAGAGCATGGCCACCGCCGAGGACGGTGGTCACCTCCACATCGACTACTTCCCTGGACACCCCTACCTCGTCGAAGGGTCTCTGCCGATCGTGGTCAACAGCCCTCACGGAGGGATGCCGACCCGATGA
- a CDS encoding DUF2510 domain-containing protein produces the protein MVFAAVANFVGDDDTAAGEASPVQATTVVASVPVPVPVPVPVSVVPPPAEVSSGPAAPPETSTVAPPPAVAQAYSDPRCAPASPEVVALVADGLTTDGHELANGTVINENGTTYFGATTLDAVGDMDARSDVWIVRDGAVYSSTGGARNGTSFPRASEVLGISPGDPIVTAVDTCVVDRTG, from the coding sequence GTGGTGTTTGCCGCCGTCGCCAACTTTGTCGGCGACGACGACACCGCAGCCGGGGAAGCGTCGCCGGTTCAGGCCACCACCGTGGTCGCCTCGGTGCCGGTGCCGGTGCCGGTGCCGGTGCCGGTGTCGGTGGTGCCGCCGCCCGCCGAGGTGAGCAGCGGCCCGGCGGCGCCACCGGAGACCTCCACGGTCGCACCGCCGCCCGCAGTCGCGCAGGCCTACTCCGATCCGCGGTGCGCCCCGGCGAGCCCCGAGGTCGTCGCCTTGGTCGCCGACGGCCTCACCACGGACGGGCACGAGCTCGCCAACGGCACGGTGATCAACGAGAACGGTACGACGTATTTCGGCGCGACCACGCTCGATGCCGTCGGCGATATGGACGCCCGGTCGGACGTGTGGATCGTGCGTGACGGTGCGGTGTACTCGTCGACGGGCGGCGCTCGGAACGGGACGAGCTTCCCGCGGGCGAGTGAGGTACTCGGGATCTCGCCGGGCGACCCGATCGTCACCGCCGTGGATACGTGCGTGGTCGACCGCACCGGCTGA
- a CDS encoding DHA2 family efflux MFS transporter permease subunit — protein MITTETTPAPPADARNPMTVALVLVVGAIMATLDQTIVNVAINKLSVQFHAGLSTIQWVATGYSLALGAVVPASAWLIGRFGAKRLYLTAVTAFAIGSVLAGLAWNIQSLIAFRVVQGASGGLLMPVAMTILLRAAGPERLGRSMSTLGLAVLVGPLLGPVIGGYLIDTVSWRWMFFINLPLGVLVLLLAAKGLPGDTPEPPRVLDVVGLLLMSPGLALLIYGVTAAGEHAGFATPAVWIPISVGAGLVAAFVRRSLTISVPLLDLRVLGNRTTGTSAALLALFASGYFGSMLLLPLYFQVVRGESALVAGALGIPFALASGATMQVAGRLIDRIPPGRYLPGSIALALTGFVLFVIQLDADAPYWALGATMLLMGAGGGGTMMPVLTTATRPLNREQQPAGSTVLNMISTTALAMGTAATSVTLAALLPADGSLQAVHAMDPAQRAALTPFLAEAFQRTYLIAPVMIALALVPALLLPGRRTGGR, from the coding sequence ATGATCACCACCGAGACGACGCCTGCGCCACCCGCCGACGCCCGCAACCCGATGACCGTCGCGCTCGTTCTCGTGGTCGGAGCGATTATGGCGACGCTCGATCAGACCATCGTGAATGTCGCGATCAACAAACTTTCCGTACAGTTCCACGCGGGTCTGAGCACGATCCAGTGGGTAGCCACCGGGTATTCGCTGGCGCTCGGCGCAGTGGTACCGGCCTCGGCCTGGCTGATCGGTCGATTCGGCGCCAAGCGCCTGTATCTGACCGCGGTCACCGCGTTCGCGATCGGGTCGGTGCTGGCGGGGCTGGCCTGGAATATCCAATCGCTGATCGCGTTCCGCGTGGTGCAGGGGGCGAGCGGCGGGTTGTTGATGCCGGTGGCGATGACGATCCTGCTGCGCGCCGCCGGACCGGAAAGACTGGGCCGATCGATGAGCACGCTGGGACTGGCCGTCCTCGTCGGACCGCTGTTGGGTCCGGTGATCGGCGGCTACCTCATCGACACGGTGTCCTGGCGGTGGATGTTCTTCATCAATCTGCCGCTCGGTGTACTTGTTCTGTTGCTGGCGGCGAAGGGACTGCCCGGCGACACGCCGGAACCGCCACGTGTTCTGGATGTGGTCGGCCTACTGCTGATGTCGCCGGGACTGGCGCTGCTGATCTACGGAGTGACCGCGGCGGGTGAACACGCCGGTTTCGCGACACCAGCGGTGTGGATACCGATTTCGGTGGGTGCCGGGCTCGTTGCCGCGTTCGTGCGCCGCTCGCTGACCATTTCGGTGCCGCTGCTGGATCTGCGGGTGCTCGGCAACCGGACGACAGGTACATCGGCCGCGCTGCTGGCGCTGTTCGCGAGTGGCTACTTCGGCTCGATGTTGCTGCTGCCCCTGTACTTCCAGGTGGTGCGTGGCGAATCGGCGCTGGTCGCCGGCGCGCTGGGTATTCCGTTCGCGCTGGCATCGGGCGCCACGATGCAGGTGGCGGGCAGGCTGATCGACCGGATCCCGCCCGGTCGCTACCTGCCGGGATCGATCGCGTTGGCACTCACCGGTTTCGTGCTGTTCGTGATCCAACTCGATGCGGACGCGCCGTACTGGGCGCTCGGTGCCACCATGCTCCTGATGGGCGCGGGCGGAGGCGGCACGATGATGCCGGTGCTGACGACCGCGACCCGGCCACTGAACCGGGAACAGCAACCCGCAGGATCCACGGTACTGAACATGATCAGCACCACCGCGCTCGCCATGGGCACAGCGGCGACGTCGGTCACCCTGGCCGCGTTGCTGCCGGCGGACGGCAGCTTACAAGCCGTGCACGCCATGGACCCGGCACAGCGGGCCGCGCTGACTCCGTTCTTGGCGGAAGCCTTTCAGCGGACCTACCTCATCGCCCCGGTCATGATCGCACTCGCCCTGGTCCCCGCACTGCTACTGCCGGGTCGACGAACAGGCGGCCGGTGA
- a CDS encoding CaiB/BaiF CoA transferase family protein — MNVLDGIRVLDLSIAMAGPFAAQKLADLGADVIKVEPVGGEWQRHVSAGGARGNEVNASFLSLNRNKRSLSMNLKDQNGRELLYELVRTADVFLQNYRPGVAGRLGVDYETLRAIKPDLVYVSMSGYGTTGPYADRPGQDVLVQAMSGGLASAQRHGEPLRPAPFFLADAITAYSAFEGAMAALFHRERTGEGQLVEVNMLDSIIAAQMQEISVATVGGVRQEPTDQIHAHSYIRAPYGVFPTSDGQLALSFAEMDALAEVFGDDRFLRYDAERDGFTHRDEISALVTENLARNTTGHWLDALGAAGVWVGPVYDYTQLRADPQVRHNQSFVEYDHPTEGTVVTPGFAFRLSNQTQKVYRPAPRNGEHTEEVLAELGVNTDRIEELESGGTVHRYRSPAVSRIS; from the coding sequence ATGAATGTGCTGGACGGTATCCGGGTTCTGGATCTGTCGATCGCGATGGCCGGACCGTTCGCCGCTCAGAAACTGGCTGATCTCGGCGCCGATGTGATCAAGGTCGAGCCGGTGGGCGGTGAATGGCAGCGGCACGTATCGGCGGGCGGCGCCCGCGGCAACGAGGTGAACGCGTCGTTCCTCTCGCTCAACCGCAATAAACGTTCGCTATCGATGAACCTCAAGGATCAGAACGGTCGCGAACTGCTCTACGAGCTGGTGCGCACCGCGGACGTATTCCTGCAGAACTACCGGCCTGGCGTGGCGGGGCGGCTCGGCGTGGACTACGAGACCCTCCGCGCGATCAAACCGGATCTGGTCTACGTCTCGATGTCGGGCTATGGAACAACCGGCCCGTATGCCGACCGGCCCGGCCAGGACGTCCTGGTGCAGGCGATGAGCGGTGGCCTGGCGAGTGCGCAGCGCCACGGCGAACCGCTGCGCCCGGCGCCGTTCTTCCTGGCGGACGCCATTACCGCCTACTCGGCGTTCGAAGGGGCGATGGCCGCCCTGTTCCATCGGGAACGCACCGGCGAGGGCCAGCTCGTGGAGGTGAATATGCTCGATTCGATCATCGCCGCGCAGATGCAGGAGATCAGCGTCGCGACAGTCGGCGGAGTCCGGCAGGAACCGACCGATCAGATCCACGCGCACTCCTACATCCGCGCACCTTACGGTGTGTTCCCCACCTCCGATGGTCAGCTCGCACTCTCCTTCGCCGAGATGGACGCCCTGGCGGAAGTGTTCGGTGACGACCGTTTCCTGCGGTACGACGCCGAGCGCGACGGTTTCACCCATCGCGACGAGATCTCCGCGCTCGTCACCGAGAACCTCGCGCGCAACACCACCGGACACTGGCTGGACGCGCTCGGCGCCGCGGGCGTATGGGTCGGCCCGGTCTACGACTACACCCAGCTACGCGCGGACCCGCAGGTCCGGCACAACCAGTCCTTCGTCGAATACGACCACCCCACCGAGGGCACCGTGGTGACCCCCGGTTTCGCGTTCCGGCTGAGCAACCAGACCCAGAAGGTCTATCGGCCGGCGCCGCGCAACGGCGAGCACACCGAGGAAGTCCTGGCGGAACTCGGCGTGAACACCGACCGGATCGAGGAACTCGAATCCGGCGGCACCGTCCACCGTTACCGGTCTCCGGCCGTCTCCCGGATCTCCTGA
- a CDS encoding LacI family DNA-binding transcriptional regulator produces the protein MAGVERRRRVRAKSSTKSVTMQDVGRAAGVSAQTVSRALSFPDQVSEQTRRRVERAIADTGYLPNMAASSLASNRSRTIAAILPVISTSIFSDTLRAAAARLNPAGYQLIVGYTDYHPEREEDLVRGFIQRRPDGFFIVGTLHTPDTLRLLRTYGAPVVETWDWIDDPLDTLVGFSNESATGDLVRHLVSRGHRKLVFAGTLGSGDARAIRRRDGFTGAVGELLPGEPVRIVDLPGRDISMDTGVALLDTALERFPEATAILFATDVLAVAAVLAAVRRGIAVPEQLAITGFGDFEMSRHINPALTTVSVDIDAIGTKAADLLLARLAGTSIESATVDVGYRIVTRESA, from the coding sequence GTGGCCGGAGTGGAACGGCGGCGGCGCGTACGCGCCAAGTCGTCCACGAAATCGGTCACCATGCAGGACGTCGGCCGCGCGGCGGGCGTTTCCGCGCAGACCGTCTCGCGGGCGCTGAGCTTCCCGGATCAGGTATCGGAGCAGACCCGGCGACGGGTCGAACGCGCCATCGCCGACACCGGGTACCTGCCGAACATGGCCGCGAGCAGTCTGGCCTCCAATCGCAGCCGCACCATCGCCGCGATCCTGCCGGTCATCTCCACCTCGATCTTCTCCGACACCCTGCGCGCCGCCGCCGCTCGGCTGAACCCCGCCGGATACCAGCTGATCGTCGGCTACACCGACTACCACCCGGAACGCGAAGAAGACCTGGTGCGCGGCTTCATCCAGCGCCGTCCCGACGGATTCTTCATCGTCGGCACGCTGCACACCCCCGATACGCTGCGACTGCTGCGCACCTACGGCGCACCCGTAGTCGAAACCTGGGACTGGATCGACGACCCGCTGGACACCCTCGTCGGTTTCTCCAACGAATCGGCCACGGGTGATCTGGTCCGCCATCTCGTATCCCGCGGCCATCGGAAGCTGGTCTTCGCCGGCACCCTCGGTTCCGGCGACGCCCGCGCGATCCGGCGCCGCGACGGATTCACCGGCGCCGTCGGCGAACTGCTACCCGGCGAACCGGTCCGCATCGTCGATCTGCCCGGCCGCGATATCTCCATGGACACCGGTGTCGCCCTGCTCGACACCGCACTGGAACGCTTCCCCGAAGCGACCGCCATCCTGTTCGCCACCGACGTGCTGGCCGTCGCCGCCGTGCTCGCCGCCGTACGCCGCGGTATCGCCGTCCCGGAACAGCTGGCCATCACCGGTTTCGGTGATTTCGAGATGTCCCGCCATATCAACCCGGCGCTGACCACGGTGAGCGTGGATATCGACGCCATCGGCACCAAGGCCGCGGATCTGCTGCTGGCCCGGCTGGCCGGGACTTCGATCGAATCGGCCACCGTGGATGTGGGATACCGGATCGTCACTCGCGAAAGTGCTTGA
- a CDS encoding IS982 family transposase: protein MNNEIDTLATALYVKTDDLLKAAPDMAPWRPAVGFVPRLTDAELVTLSVMQALLGFTSEARWLRHARKHLGHLFRYLPQQSGYNRRLRDAADLISHVIRALAVDTTLWTDDVWVIDSTPVECGRSKETVRRSDLAGWADYGYCASHSRYFWGLRLHLVATLGGLPIGFALAGAKADERETLIGIFEADPHLVADRPTQTLIADKNYFGAGFETRIAQAGLHLLRPARKGEPERPGAQLFKPLRQIVESINQTLKGQLDLERHGGRTIAGVAVRVLQRLLALTAAIWHNDKIGSSTHRSLTAYDH from the coding sequence GTGAACAACGAGATCGACACCCTCGCCACCGCACTGTATGTCAAAACCGACGACTTGTTGAAAGCTGCGCCCGATATGGCTCCGTGGCGTCCCGCGGTCGGGTTCGTGCCGCGGCTGACCGACGCCGAACTGGTTACCTTGTCGGTAATGCAGGCCCTGCTCGGATTCACCTCCGAGGCCCGCTGGCTCCGGCACGCCCGCAAGCACCTGGGGCATCTGTTTCGGTACCTGCCTCAGCAGTCCGGATACAACAGGCGGCTGCGCGATGCGGCCGACCTGATCAGCCATGTGATTCGGGCGTTGGCGGTTGACACGACCTTGTGGACCGACGATGTATGGGTCATCGACTCGACCCCGGTCGAATGCGGACGATCGAAGGAAACCGTTCGACGCTCCGATCTGGCCGGCTGGGCCGACTACGGGTACTGCGCCTCACATTCGCGCTACTTCTGGGGCTTGCGGCTGCACCTGGTCGCCACCCTCGGCGGGCTGCCAATCGGGTTCGCGCTGGCCGGTGCGAAAGCCGATGAACGCGAAACCCTGATCGGCATCTTCGAAGCCGACCCACACCTGGTCGCTGACCGGCCGACCCAGACCCTGATCGCCGACAAGAACTACTTCGGCGCCGGCTTCGAAACCCGCATCGCCCAGGCCGGACTGCATCTGCTGCGGCCTGCCCGCAAGGGTGAACCCGAGCGGCCCGGCGCGCAGCTGTTCAAACCGCTGCGTCAGATCGTCGAATCGATCAACCAGACCTTGAAAGGACAGCTCGACCTCGAACGACACGGCGGACGCACCATAGCCGGGGTCGCAGTCCGCGTCCTACAACGCCTCCTCGCCCTCACCGCCGCTATCTGGCACAACGACAAGATCGGCTCATCCACCCACCGATCCCTGACCGCCTACGACCACTGA
- a CDS encoding histidine phosphatase family protein, giving the protein MAIRYLYITRHGHADPFGRLTDTGREQARLLGERLAHIPLDAVRHSPLPRAADSAREIAQHLPPHIPVAEAAELVDHIPYVPAPNETPASWIPFFDGYDTEEAESGHRIAQCLLAAFASTPDPAEREGDIHELLITHAYPIAWLVRDALDAPPARWLGLDSANAALTVIEYRPGLPPGIVMFNDMSHLPRSLQWTGFRESIRP; this is encoded by the coding sequence ATGGCAATCCGATATCTCTACATCACCCGACACGGCCACGCCGACCCCTTCGGCCGGCTCACCGACACCGGCCGCGAACAAGCACGCCTGCTCGGCGAACGTCTCGCGCACATCCCGCTCGACGCGGTCCGGCATTCGCCACTGCCCCGGGCAGCGGACAGCGCTCGCGAGATCGCACAGCACCTTCCGCCCCACATACCGGTCGCCGAAGCGGCGGAACTAGTCGACCACATCCCTTATGTACCTGCCCCGAACGAGACGCCGGCGTCTTGGATACCGTTCTTCGACGGTTACGACACCGAGGAAGCCGAATCCGGACACCGAATCGCGCAGTGCCTGCTCGCCGCCTTCGCGTCCACACCCGATCCCGCTGAGCGCGAGGGGGATATTCATGAACTCCTCATCACTCACGCGTATCCGATCGCCTGGCTCGTCAGAGACGCTCTCGACGCGCCGCCCGCCCGATGGCTCGGCCTCGACAGCGCGAACGCCGCCCTCACCGTTATCGAGTACCGCCCCGGCCTCCCGCCGGGCATCGTGATGTTCAACGATATGAGCCACCTGCCCCGCAGTCTGCAATGGACCGGCTTCCGGGAATCCATTCGCCCTTGA